From a single Lolium rigidum isolate FL_2022 chromosome 7, APGP_CSIRO_Lrig_0.1, whole genome shotgun sequence genomic region:
- the LOC124672048 gene encoding autophagy-related protein 8C-like, whose amino-acid sequence MAKSSFKLEHPLERRQAEANRIREKYNDRIPVIVEKAGKSDIPDIDKKKYLVPADLTVGQFMYVVRKRIKLGAEKAIFIFVKDTLPPTAALMSAIYEENKDDDGFLYMTYSGENTFGQL is encoded by the exons ATGGCGAAGAGCTCGTTCAAGCTGGAGCACCCGCTCG AGAGGAGGCAGGCTGAAGCTAACCGCATCAGAGAAAAGTACAACGATAGAATTCCT GTGATTGTTGAGAAGGCTGGGAAGAGTGATATTCCTGACATTGATAAGAAGAA GTACCTTGTCCCTGCCGaccttacagttggacaatttatGTATGTTGTGCGGAAGCGGATCAAGCTTGGTGCTGAGAAGGCGATCTTCATCTTTGTGAAGGACACACTTCCGCCAACAG CTGCCCTGATGTCTGCAATCTACGAGGAGAACAAGGATGATGATGGATTCCTCTACATGACCTACAGCGGCGAGAACACCTTCGGGCAGCTCTAG